The following are encoded together in the Erwinia sp. E602 genome:
- the can gene encoding carbonate dehydratase — protein MKDIETLISNNREWSKLMKEEDPGFFEHLAQSQKPRFLWIGCSDSRVPAERLTGLEPGELFVHRNVANQVIHTDLNCLSVVQYAVDVLEVEHVIICGHYGCGGVQAAVENPELGLINNWLLHIRDLWYKHSSFLGHLAPEKRFDKLCEINVVEQVYNLGHSTIMQSAWKRGQKVSLHGWVYGIQDGYLRDLEVTATSRAILEQRYRHCIANLLNGPDLNP, from the coding sequence ATGAAAGATATTGAAACCCTTATCAGCAATAACCGTGAATGGTCAAAGCTGATGAAAGAGGAAGATCCCGGTTTTTTTGAACACCTTGCTCAGTCACAAAAGCCCCGTTTTCTGTGGATCGGCTGCTCTGACAGCCGGGTACCGGCCGAACGGCTGACCGGGCTGGAGCCGGGCGAACTGTTTGTGCACCGTAACGTCGCCAACCAGGTGATCCACACCGATTTAAACTGCCTGTCGGTGGTACAGTACGCGGTGGATGTGCTGGAAGTGGAGCACGTGATTATCTGCGGTCACTACGGATGCGGCGGCGTACAGGCGGCGGTAGAGAACCCGGAGCTGGGCTTAATCAACAACTGGCTGCTGCACATCCGCGATCTGTGGTACAAGCATAGTTCGTTTCTCGGCCACCTGGCACCGGAAAAACGCTTTGATAAACTTTGCGAAATCAACGTTGTTGAACAGGTTTATAACCTCGGCCACTCCACCATCATGCAGTCAGCGTGGAAGCGCGGACAAAAAGTCTCGCTGCACGGCTGGGTCTACGGGATTCAGGATGGCTATCTGCGCGATCTGGAAGTCACCGCCACCAGCCGCGCCATTCTGGAGCAGCGCTACCGCCACTGCATCGCTAACCTGCTGAACGGCCCCGACCTGAACCCGTAA
- the speE gene encoding polyamine aminopropyltransferase produces the protein MADQERWHETLHAGFGQYFTVDQVLYREKTEHQDLVIFENAELGRVMALDGVVQTTERDEFIYHEMMTHVPLLAHGAAKRVLIIGGGDGAMLREVSRHRNVEQITMVEIDAGVVSFCRQYLPNHSAGAYDDPRFTLVIDDGVNFVRQSAEKFDVIISDCTDPIGPGESLFTSDFYAGCHRCLNENGIFVAQNGVCFLQQDEAVGSHRKLSHYFKDVSFYQAAVPTYYGGIMTFAWASDNPALRQLDPATLAARYAASGLGCRYYNPAIHSGSFALPQYLLDALTDREGE, from the coding sequence ATGGCCGATCAAGAGAGATGGCATGAAACTCTGCACGCCGGTTTTGGGCAGTATTTCACCGTTGATCAGGTGTTGTACCGCGAAAAAACCGAACATCAGGATCTGGTGATCTTCGAGAACGCCGAACTGGGCCGCGTGATGGCGCTGGACGGCGTGGTGCAAACCACCGAGCGCGACGAATTTATTTACCACGAAATGATGACCCACGTGCCGCTGCTGGCGCACGGCGCGGCGAAGCGCGTGCTGATTATCGGTGGCGGCGACGGCGCGATGCTGCGCGAAGTCAGCCGCCACCGCAACGTTGAGCAGATAACCATGGTCGAGATCGACGCCGGCGTGGTCAGTTTCTGCCGCCAGTATCTGCCCAACCACAGCGCCGGTGCCTATGACGATCCGCGCTTTACGCTGGTGATTGACGATGGCGTGAATTTTGTCCGCCAGAGCGCGGAAAAATTCGACGTGATCATCTCCGACTGCACCGATCCGATCGGGCCCGGCGAGAGCCTGTTTACCTCCGACTTTTACGCCGGCTGCCACCGCTGTCTCAATGAAAACGGCATCTTCGTGGCACAGAACGGCGTCTGCTTCCTGCAGCAGGATGAAGCGGTCGGCAGCCACCGCAAGCTGAGCCACTATTTCAAAGACGTCAGCTTCTATCAGGCCGCGGTGCCAACCTACTACGGCGGCATCATGACCTTTGCCTGGGCCAGCGACAATCCGGCGCTACGCCAGTTGGATCCCGCCACCCTGGCCGCCCGCTATGCAGCCTCAGGGCTGGGCTGCCGCTACTACAACCCGGCGATCCACAGTGGCAGCTTTGCCCTGCCCCAGTATCTGCTGGACGCACTCACCGACCGGGAGGGGGAATAA
- the cueO gene encoding multicopper oxidase CueO encodes MQRREFIKLSAALGAASALPLWSRSLLAAESRPLLPIPALLGADARGDISLVAQAGSTQWRGQSVPTWGYNGDLLGPALRLDRGKTVNITLHNRLPEATTVHWHGLELPGEVDGGPQARIEPGQSRQVSFTPDQPAATCWFHPHQHGRTGYQVAQGLAGLVLLNDAESDALLLPKQWGVDDIPLVLQDKRLSADGRIDYQLDVMSAAVGWFGDTMLTNGAIYPQHGVPRGWLRLRLLNGCNARSLNLSIDDQRPMYVIASDGGLLAEPVKVSELPMLPGERYEVLVDTADGKPFNLQTLPVRQMGMTLQPFDQPLPLLAITPLRIIASGTLPDKLANLPVVPSAQGLTSRWLQLMMDPELDRLGMTALMQKYGHAAMAGMAMDGHGGHAPAAAPVAQAATTSGGMSGMDHGGMTTGQPGVYDFHQGNQINGVAFDMAKPAFAVKRGELEKWTISGEGDMMLHPFHIHGAQFRILSENGKPVAAHRSGWKDTVRVEGARSEVLVRFNHLADAQHAYMAHCHLLEHEDTGMMLGFTVA; translated from the coding sequence ATGCAACGTCGAGAGTTTATCAAGTTAAGTGCCGCGCTGGGTGCGGCCAGCGCGCTGCCGCTGTGGAGCCGTTCGCTGCTGGCGGCTGAGTCCCGCCCGCTGTTGCCGATCCCGGCGCTGCTCGGCGCCGATGCCCGCGGCGACATCAGCCTGGTTGCGCAGGCCGGCAGCACGCAGTGGCGCGGTCAATCGGTGCCGACCTGGGGTTACAACGGTGACCTGCTCGGCCCGGCGCTGCGGCTGGATCGCGGTAAAACGGTCAACATTACCCTGCATAACCGGCTGCCGGAGGCGACCACCGTCCACTGGCACGGGCTGGAACTGCCGGGTGAGGTGGACGGCGGGCCGCAGGCGCGGATTGAACCCGGCCAGAGCCGGCAAGTCAGTTTTACCCCCGATCAGCCCGCGGCCACCTGCTGGTTTCACCCGCACCAGCATGGCCGTACCGGGTATCAGGTGGCGCAGGGGCTGGCCGGCCTGGTGCTGCTTAACGATGCGGAAAGTGACGCGCTGCTGTTGCCAAAGCAGTGGGGCGTCGACGACATTCCGCTGGTGCTGCAGGATAAGCGCCTGAGCGCGGACGGCCGCATTGACTATCAGCTGGACGTGATGAGCGCGGCGGTCGGCTGGTTTGGTGACACCATGCTGACCAATGGTGCGATCTACCCGCAGCACGGCGTGCCGCGCGGCTGGCTGCGCCTGAGGCTGCTGAACGGCTGCAACGCCCGCTCGCTGAACCTGAGCATCGATGACCAGCGGCCAATGTACGTTATCGCCAGCGACGGTGGCCTGCTGGCGGAGCCGGTGAAAGTCAGCGAGCTGCCGATGCTGCCGGGTGAACGTTATGAGGTGCTGGTGGATACCGCTGACGGTAAACCCTTTAATCTGCAGACCCTGCCGGTACGTCAGATGGGCATGACGCTGCAGCCGTTTGACCAGCCGCTGCCGCTGCTGGCCATTACCCCGCTGCGCATTATCGCCAGCGGCACGCTGCCGGATAAGCTGGCGAACCTGCCCGTCGTGCCGTCAGCGCAGGGGCTGACCAGCCGCTGGCTGCAGCTGATGATGGACCCGGAACTGGACCGGCTGGGGATGACCGCGCTGATGCAGAAGTATGGTCATGCGGCGATGGCCGGCATGGCGATGGACGGCCACGGCGGCCATGCCCCGGCGGCAGCGCCAGTTGCCCAGGCTGCGACGACATCCGGCGGGATGAGCGGCATGGACCACGGCGGGATGACAACCGGGCAGCCGGGTGTCTACGATTTCCATCAGGGTAATCAGATCAACGGCGTGGCCTTTGATATGGCGAAACCGGCGTTTGCGGTGAAGCGCGGCGAGCTGGAGAAGTGGACGATTTCGGGTGAGGGCGACATGATGCTGCATCCGTTCCATATCCACGGCGCCCAGTTCCGTATTCTGAGCGAAAACGGCAAGCCGGTGGCCGCCCACCGCAGCGGCTGGAAGGACACGGTGCGGGTGGAGGGCGCACGCAGCGAGGTGCTGGTGCGCTTTAATCACCTGGCCGACGCACAGCATGCATACATGGCGCACTGCCATCTGCTGGAGCATGAAGATACCGGCATGATGCTTGGTTTTACCGTGGCGTAG
- the speD gene encoding adenosylmethionine decarboxylase — protein MQKLKLHGFNNLTKSLSFCIYDICYASSDAERDGYIAYIDEQYNANRLTEILTETCSIIGANVLNIARQDYEPQGASVTILVSEEPVDPKSIDNSEHPGPLPGSVVAHLDKSHICVHTYPESHPEGGLCTFRADIEVSTCGVISPLKALNYLIHQLESDIVTIDYRVRGFTRDVNGLKHFIDHEINSIQNFMSDDMLSMYDMVDVNVYQENIFHTKMLLKEFDLKHYLFNTRPEDLSPQEHKRITDLLWKEMREIHYGRNIPAVGLKIT, from the coding sequence TTGCAAAAGCTGAAACTGCACGGCTTTAATAACCTGACCAAGAGCCTGAGCTTTTGTATCTACGACATTTGCTACGCCAGCAGCGACGCAGAGCGCGATGGCTATATCGCCTATATCGACGAACAGTACAACGCCAACCGCCTGACGGAGATCCTCACCGAGACCTGCTCAATTATCGGTGCTAACGTGCTGAATATCGCCCGCCAGGACTATGAACCACAGGGGGCCAGCGTCACCATTCTGGTCAGCGAAGAGCCTGTCGATCCTAAGAGCATCGATAACTCTGAACACCCCGGCCCGCTGCCCGGTTCGGTGGTGGCGCACCTGGATAAGAGCCATATCTGCGTGCACACCTACCCGGAGAGCCACCCGGAGGGCGGGCTTTGTACCTTCCGCGCCGATATTGAAGTGTCCACCTGCGGAGTGATCTCGCCGCTCAAGGCGCTGAACTACCTGATCCACCAGCTGGAGTCAGATATCGTCACCATCGACTATCGCGTGCGCGGCTTCACCCGCGATGTGAACGGCCTGAAGCACTTTATCGATCACGAAATTAATTCGATTCAGAATTTTATGTCAGACGATATGCTGTCGATGTATGACATGGTGGATGTTAATGTTTATCAGGAAAATATTTTCCACACCAAGATGCTGCTGAAGGAGTTTGACCTGAAGCACTATCTGTTTAACACCCGGCCGGAAGATCTCAGCCCGCAGGAACATAAACGCATTACCGATCTGCTGTGGAAAGAGATGCGTGAAATCCATTACGGCCGCAATATCCCGGCGGTGGGATTAAAAATAACGTAA
- the hpt gene encoding hypoxanthine phosphoribosyltransferase, which yields MKHTVEVMISEAEIKSRIAELGKQISDHYRDSGSEMVLVGLLRGSFMFMADLCRAIDVPHEVDFMTASSYGNGTTSTRDVKILKDLDEDIRGKDVLIVEDIIDSGNTLSKVREIFSLRGPKSLAICTLLDKPERREVEVPVEYVGFSIADKFVVGYGIDYAQRYRHLPYVGHVVMLDE from the coding sequence ATGAAACATACCGTTGAAGTGATGATCTCCGAAGCCGAGATCAAATCCCGCATTGCCGAACTGGGTAAACAGATCAGCGACCACTACCGCGACAGCGGCAGCGAAATGGTGCTGGTGGGGCTGCTGCGCGGCTCCTTTATGTTTATGGCCGACCTGTGCCGCGCCATTGACGTGCCGCACGAGGTCGATTTTATGACCGCCTCCAGCTACGGTAATGGCACCACCAGCACCCGCGACGTGAAGATCCTGAAAGATCTCGACGAAGATATTCGCGGCAAAGACGTGCTGATCGTGGAAGACATCATTGATTCAGGCAATACCCTGAGCAAGGTGCGTGAGATCTTCAGCCTGCGCGGGCCGAAGTCGCTGGCGATCTGTACCCTGCTGGATAAGCCGGAACGCCGCGAGGTTGAGGTGCCGGTGGAGTACGTTGGTTTCAGCATCGCCGACAAGTTTGTGGTCGGTTACGGTATTGACTACGCCCAGCGCTACCGCCACCTGCCGTACGTCGGCCATGTGGTGATGCTGGACGAGTAA
- a CDS encoding cystathionine gamma-synthase family protein, producing the protein MTSSHSKKTHIGSRELQPETQMLNYGYDPSLSEGAVKPPVFLTSTFVFNSAEEGRDFFDYVSGRREPPPGGGNGLVYSRFNHPNSEIVEDRLAVYERSESAALFSSGMSAISTTLLAFVRPGDVVLHSQPLYGGTETLLSKTFHNLGVTSVGFSDGVDEAVVQAAADAALLQGRVSVILIESPANPTNSLVDIALIRRVADRIEQQQQHRPVIACDNTLLGPVFSRPIEHGADLSLYSLTKYVGGHSDLIAGAAIGSKALIRQVKALRSAIGTQLDPHSSWMIGRSLETLALRMERANDNAAAVAAFLQSHPKVEHLHYLPFLDAGSAAGKVYRAQCSGAGSTFSFDIVGGEDAAFRFLNQLQLFKLAVSLGGTESLASHPASTTHSGVPLAVRERIGIQAATVRLSIGIENKDDLIEDLRLALDAS; encoded by the coding sequence ATGACGTCCTCACATTCCAAAAAAACCCATATCGGCAGCCGTGAGCTGCAGCCTGAAACCCAGATGCTGAACTACGGCTACGACCCGTCGCTGTCTGAAGGGGCGGTAAAACCCCCGGTGTTTCTGACCTCCACTTTCGTGTTCAACAGCGCGGAAGAGGGTCGCGACTTCTTTGACTACGTTTCCGGCCGCCGCGAACCACCGCCGGGCGGCGGCAACGGGCTGGTCTACTCACGCTTTAATCACCCCAACAGTGAAATCGTTGAAGACCGGCTGGCGGTGTATGAGCGCAGCGAGAGCGCGGCGCTGTTCTCCTCCGGCATGTCGGCGATCTCTACCACGCTGCTGGCGTTTGTCCGCCCGGGTGACGTGGTACTGCACTCGCAGCCGCTGTACGGCGGCACTGAGACGCTGCTGAGCAAAACCTTCCATAACCTGGGCGTGACCAGCGTGGGCTTCAGCGACGGCGTCGATGAAGCGGTGGTGCAGGCGGCAGCGGACGCGGCGCTGCTGCAGGGGCGCGTCTCGGTGATCCTGATTGAATCCCCGGCCAACCCGACCAACAGCCTGGTGGATATTGCGCTGATCCGCCGGGTGGCGGATCGCATTGAACAGCAGCAGCAGCACCGCCCGGTGATCGCCTGCGATAACACCCTGCTCGGCCCGGTATTCTCGCGGCCGATTGAGCACGGTGCCGACCTGTCGCTCTACTCGCTGACCAAATACGTCGGCGGCCACTCGGATCTGATCGCCGGCGCGGCGATCGGCAGCAAAGCGCTGATCCGTCAGGTGAAGGCGCTGCGTAGCGCGATCGGCACCCAGCTCGATCCGCACTCCAGCTGGATGATTGGCCGCTCGCTGGAGACGCTGGCGCTGCGCATGGAGCGGGCCAACGACAATGCGGCCGCGGTAGCCGCCTTCCTGCAGAGCCACCCGAAGGTAGAGCATCTGCACTATCTGCCGTTCCTTGATGCCGGGTCGGCGGCCGGAAAAGTGTACCGCGCTCAGTGCAGCGGCGCCGGTTCCACCTTCTCCTTTGATATTGTCGGCGGCGAGGATGCCGCCTTCCGTTTCCTCAATCAGCTGCAGCTGTTTAAGCTGGCGGTCAGCCTCGGTGGCACCGAATCGCTGGCCAGCCACCCGGCCAGCACCACCCACTCCGGCGTGCCGCTGGCCGTGCGCGAACGTATCGGCATTCAGGCCGCCACGGTCCGGCTGTCGATTGGCATTGAGAATAAAGACGATCTGATCGAGGATCTGCGGCTGGCGCTGGACGCGTCATAA
- a CDS encoding YacC family pilotin-like protein, whose product MKKSIKALLLLGLFGFSSTSFALSESEAEDLADLTAVFVYLKNDCGYQDLPDGQIRRALVFFAQQNRWDLTNYDSFNMKALGEESYRDLSGIAVANDKKCKSLARDSLSLLAYVK is encoded by the coding sequence ATGAAGAAAAGCATCAAGGCTCTGTTGTTGCTGGGGCTGTTTGGCTTCTCCTCTACCAGCTTCGCCCTGAGCGAATCGGAAGCAGAAGATTTGGCCGATTTAACCGCCGTGTTTGTTTACCTGAAAAATGACTGTGGCTACCAGGATTTACCCGACGGGCAGATCCGCCGTGCGCTGGTGTTCTTTGCACAGCAAAATCGTTGGGATTTAACCAATTACGACAGCTTCAATATGAAAGCACTGGGTGAAGAGAGCTACCGCGACCTCAGCGGCATTGCGGTCGCCAACGACAAAAAATGCAAATCGCTGGCGCGCGACTCCCTGAGCCTGCTGGCCTACGTCAAGTAA